The following is a genomic window from Thermodesulfobacteriota bacterium.
ATGGCTTCCTTGCCGGCGTCAAAAGAGGTAAACCGCCGCAGAATCAGCGCCATAATGATAATCAGGGCGGGGCCGGCGGCAAAGGCCGAGGCCAGGAAGCGGGGGGCCAGCACCGCGGTCAGCCAGAAATGGCGTCCCGGCAGGCCGCAGTACAGGTAGGCTGTGACCGTATGAATGCCGAAGGCCCAGGGCACGGAGAGGTAAATCAGCGGTTTGATCCATTTGGGGGGCGCCACGGCGTTTCTTTCCGCTTCCAGAACCGCCCAGCCGACAACGACGTTCAGGAAAAGATAGCCGTTTAAGACAATCATATCCCAGAACAGCATGGAGTAGGGCGTCGGGTGCAGGATGACGTTCATGGCCCGCATGGGCTGACCAAGATCGACGATAATAAACATCAGGCACATGGACACCGCCGAAATGGCCAGGAACTCACCCAGGATAGTAATTTTGCTGAACACCTTGTAGTGGTGGAGATAATACGGCAGGACCAGCATCACCCCTCCGGCCGCGACGCCGACTAGGAAGGTGAACTGGGCGATATAAAATCCCCAGGTCACATCCCGGCTCATGCCGGTGATGCCCAGGCCGAGTTCAAACTGTTGCAGATAAACAAGAAATCCGGCGCCGGCAAGACCTCCCAGGACGATCAGCAGCGACCAGTACCTTTTGCTTCCCTTTAATGCGGTTTCAAGCATGACCACCTCATCTTATGAAGACTATAAAATGTAATAAACTGACGGTTCGGTGCCGAGGCTCGGCTGTCGCCGGACGGCATAATTTTCTTTCAGCGCCTTTCTGACCTCCGATTCCGGATCATTCAGATCGCCGAAAAGGATGGTGCCGTTGGACGCTTCCACGCAGGCCGGCATCTGGCCCTTGCTCAATCGTTCCGCGCAGAAGTTGCATTTTTCCACCACACCCTTCATCCGGGTGGGGAAGGCGGTGTTGATTTCCTTCAATCCTTGCCGGGGATCACGGAAATTGAAACTTCTGGATCCGTAAGGGCAGGCCGCCATGCAGAAGCGGCATCCGATGCAGCGGTGAAAGTCCATGAGCACAATACCGTCTTCCCGCTGGAACGTGGCCTTGGTCGGGCAGGCCTGGACGCAGGAGGGATTGGCGCAGTGGTTGCACAGGGTCAGAAAGGGGAGATGCTCCAAGTGTTCGGTCAGATACGGATTCAACTGATCGGGGAATAAATTGTGAAATTCTTCTTCCCAGATCCACTTGATCTCATGCCGTTTCTTGTCGGAAGAGATCTTGGGAATCTTCTCGTTCACTTTTTCGCAGGACTGTTTCAGAGACTCCGTTTCCGCCATCCGGCACGGCAGTTGCGGCATCATGAGGTCGTCTTCAAACGTGGGAACGTTATGAATCCGGTGACAGGCTTCGATGATCGGTTCCAGGTCGGCCGACGTGGTCAGTTTCCTGGTGTCGATCACCATGCCCCAGTGCTTGGCGGTCAGTGCCTCTGGATTTCTAACCACTTTCCCCCCCTTTGACGGACTGGCGGATGACGCCAGGGAAGTCACGGCGGGCGCGGCGGTAAGGCCGGCGGCTGCGATGCCGGCTATCTTGAGGAATGTTCTCCGGCTGTTATCCATCAGTTTGCCTCCTTTGGAATGTTGTGACAGTCAAAGCAATAGGGCCTTACGGATGTATAGTTGTGACAACTGTCACAGAACTCGGCCTTGTTGGAATGACAGTCAAGGCAGGTGTTGGTGAGGCTCATGTCAAAGGATTTACCCTCCGTGTTGACATAAGTCCGGCGTTCCTGGCGCACGACCTCTTCCCGCCACTGGTCCAGGAGCTGCATATGTTCTTTTTTCATGAAGTCTTTGGACTCCACGCAGTTCTTGGCTGCCTCGGCTTTAGCGGTCAGTTTCGGTTCCGGTGCTTTGGCTTTGGTCCCGGTGACCAGGTTCCACCACCAGGGGGTCAGCGCGATTATGAAAAACACGACCAGCCCGGCAATAATCAGCCCTTTATTCTTCATCTGCATCCTCCTCGGCTCCCAGCGGTTCACCGCGCAGGTTCATTTCTCTTGGACCTTCTTCTTCCGGGAAAACCAGAGCGTTGGCGACCAGCTCATGCAGGCCGGCTACGCCCACTCCCGGAACCCAGTAATCCATCAGCGCGGGCAACACCGCCCGGTCAATGGCGCAGATGCAGCCCAGCGTATTGACGCCGTATTTTTCATGGACGTACTTGACGGCGTTGGCCCTGGGCAATCCACCGGACATCCGCAGCTCCATGTCTTCTCCGGCGTTGAGGCCGGCGCCGCTGCCGCAGCAGAAGGTCTGTTCACGGATGGTGTTCGGCGGCATCTCGTAAAAGTGGTTGCACACGTTCTTAATGACATACCGGGGCTCATCCAGCAGCCCCATGCCCCGGGAGGGGTTGCAGGAGTCATGGTAGGTCAGCCGGATTTTGTCGTTTCGAGAAGGATCCAGTTTCAGTTTACCGTGCTTGATGAGATCGGCGGTAAATTCGGCGATGTGAACCATCTTTGTGGATTTCGCGTTTTCAAAACGGGTGCCGGTGATGGGAGAAACCGGCTCCTGGAGGAAGTCGGCCGGTCCGTTCATGGTATCCATGTATTGATGGATAACCCGCCACATATGGCCGCATTCCCCGCCCAGAATCCATTTGACGCCCAACCGCCTGGCTTCGGCGTACATTTTGGCGTTGAGCCGCTTCATGGTTTCATGGGAGGTGAAAAACCCGAAGTTGCCCCCCTCGGAAGCGTAGGTACTCCAGGTCACATCCAGGCCGTATACCTTCTTCAGGTAATCGAACAGCATCATATATCCCATGCAGGTATAGGTGCCCGGGTCGGCGAAGACGTCGCCTGACGGCGTAATAAAAAGGATGTCGGCGCCTTTTTTGTTCAGCTGCGGCGGGTCGATGGTGACCCCGGTGAACTCTTCGATGTCGCTGACGAAGAAGTCGAGCATGTCCTTGTAGGCATGAGGCTGGATGCCCAGATGGTTGCCGGTGCGGTAGCAGTTGGCCGCCGGCGTGGCGATCCAGTCGATGTTCAGGCCGATGAGGTTGAGCAGTTCCCGGCCCATGATGGTGATTTCGGCGGTATCAATGCCATAGGGG
Proteins encoded in this region:
- the dsrK gene encoding sulfate reduction electron transfer complex DsrMKJOP subunit DsrK, with the protein product MASKIKPAELLARTDHRPPRTGWMDTPVVIREGMYCYASNPKSVEYVGLPNARAWNPLEDDWKLPENWQEILHEGFKERLERFRTFKVFMDICVRCGACADKCHFFLGTGDPKNMPVLRAELLRSVYRKDFTAAGRIMSSLFGKHISGARELTMDVLKEWWYYFFQCTECRRCSVFCPYGIDTAEITIMGRELLNLIGLNIDWIATPAANCYRTGNHLGIQPHAYKDMLDFFVSDIEEFTGVTIDPPQLNKKGADILFITPSGDVFADPGTYTCMGYMMLFDYLKKVYGLDVTWSTYASEGGNFGFFTSHETMKRLNAKMYAEARRLGVKWILGGECGHMWRVIHQYMDTMNGPADFLQEPVSPITGTRFENAKSTKMVHIAEFTADLIKHGKLKLDPSRNDKIRLTYHDSCNPSRGMGLLDEPRYVIKNVCNHFYEMPPNTIREQTFCCGSGAGLNAGEDMELRMSGGLPRANAVKYVHEKYGVNTLGCICAIDRAVLPALMDYWVPGVGVAGLHELVANALVFPEEEGPREMNLRGEPLGAEEDADEE
- the dsrP gene encoding sulfate reduction electron transfer complex DsrMKJOP subunit DsrP; the encoded protein is MLETALKGSKRYWSLLIVLGGLAGAGFLVYLQQFELGLGITGMSRDVTWGFYIAQFTFLVGVAAGGVMLVLPYYLHHYKVFSKITILGEFLAISAVSMCLMFIIVDLGQPMRAMNVILHPTPYSMLFWDMIVLNGYLFLNVVVGWAVLEAERNAVAPPKWIKPLIYLSVPWAFGIHTVTAYLYCGLPGRHFWLTAVLAPRFLASAFAAGPALIIIMALILRRFTSFDAGKEAIQGIARIVTYALIANVFFFACEVFVALYSQIPGHVHSLQYLFLGLHGHNALVPWMWTSLFLMLLAIALLIVPSLRQNETVLCFSCIILFVGIWIDKGLGMISGGFIPTPLHHVVDYIPTIPEIIISLGVYGAGFLILTVLYKIAISVKEEVSA
- the dsrJ gene encoding sulfate reduction electron transfer complex DsrMKJOP subunit DsrJ, which codes for MKNKGLIIAGLVVFFIIALTPWWWNLVTGTKAKAPEPKLTAKAEAAKNCVESKDFMKKEHMQLLDQWREEVVRQERRTYVNTEGKSFDMSLTNTCLDCHSNKAEFCDSCHNYTSVRPYCFDCHNIPKEAN
- the dsrO gene encoding sulfate reduction electron transfer complex DsrMKJOP subunit DsrO gives rise to the protein MDNSRRTFLKIAGIAAAGLTAAPAVTSLASSASPSKGGKVVRNPEALTAKHWGMVIDTRKLTTSADLEPIIEACHRIHNVPTFEDDLMMPQLPCRMAETESLKQSCEKVNEKIPKISSDKKRHEIKWIWEEEFHNLFPDQLNPYLTEHLEHLPFLTLCNHCANPSCVQACPTKATFQREDGIVLMDFHRCIGCRFCMAACPYGSRSFNFRDPRQGLKEINTAFPTRMKGVVEKCNFCAERLSKGQMPACVEASNGTILFGDLNDPESEVRKALKENYAVRRQPSLGTEPSVYYIL